A genomic window from Populus alba chromosome 19, ASM523922v2, whole genome shotgun sequence includes:
- the LOC118035336 gene encoding MDIS1-interacting receptor like kinase 2-like, with protein MTSLKISNNNVSGEIPPELGKATQLRLIDASSNQLKGAIPKDLGGLNLLYKFILNNNHLSGAIPLDIKMLSNLQILNLASNNLSGLIPKQLGECSNLLLLNLSGNKFRESIPSEIGFLLSLRDLDLSCNFLTREIPRQLGQLQMLETLNVSHNMLSGRIPSTFKDMLSLTTVDISSNKLQGPLPDIKAFHNASFEALRDNMGICGNASGLKPCNLPRSNKTVKRKSNKVVVLIVLPLLGSLLLVFVVIRALSILCKRARKRSAEPENEQDGNIFTILAHDGKKLYENIVEATEEFNSNYCIGEGGYGTVYKAVMPTEQVVAVKKLHRSQIEKLSDFKAFEKEVCVLANIRHRNIVKMYGFCSHVKHSFLVYEFIERGSLRKIISSEEQAIEFDWMRRLNVVKGVGGALSYLHHSCSPPIIHRDITSNNILLDLEYEAHVSDFGTARLLMPDSSNWTSFAGTFGYTAPELAYTMKVTEKCDVYSFGVVTMEMMTGRHPGDLISALLSPGSSSSSSMPPIAQHTPLKDVLDQRISLPEKAAAEGIVHMMKIALACLHPNPQSRPTMEKISFELTTKWPPLPKAFCTISLGDLLIS; from the exons ATGACAAGcctaaaaatctcaaacaataaTGTTTCTGGTGAGATACCACCAGAGCTTGGGAAGGCTACTCAATTACGCTTGATTGATGCGTCATCAAATCAGTTAAAAGGAGCCATCCCAAAAGATTTAGGGGGTTTGAATTTGTTGTACAAGTTTATTCTTAACAACAACCATCTTTCAGGTGCCATTCCCTTAGATATTAAGATGCTTTCCAATCTTCAAATCCTTAATTTAGCATCTAATAATCTGAGTGGATTGATTCCAAAACAACTTGGGGAATGCTCGAATTTATTGTTGCTGAACCTTAGCGGTAATAAATTTAGAGAAAGCATTCCAAGTGAGATAGGCTTTCTACTTTCTCTTCGAGATCTTGATCTTAGCTGCAATTTCCTGACTCGAGAGATACCGAGGCAACTTGGGCAACTGCAAATGTTGGAAACTCTGAATGTCTCTCACAACATGCTTTCTGGACGGATTCCGAGCACTTTCAAAGACATGTTAAGCTTAACAACTGTGGATATATCATCCAATAAGCTACAAGGCCCCCTTCCCGATATCAAAGCCTTCCACAACGCTTCATTTGAGGCATTAAGGGATAATATGGGTATATGTGGCAACGCCAGTGGTCTAAAGCCGTGCAATCTTCCAAGAAGCAACAAAACTGTTAAGAGAAAGAGCAACAAAGTTGTGGTTTTGATTGTACTCCCTCTTTTAGGAAGCTTGCTTTTAGTGTTTGTTGTGATTAGAGCATTATCCATTCTCTGCAAAAGAGCTAGGAAGAGAAGCGCTGAGCCAGAAAATGAACAAGATGGAAACATATTCACGATATTGGCCCATGATGGGAAGAAGTTGTATGAGAATATCGTTGAAGCTACAGAGGAATTCAACTCCAACTATTGCATTGGCGAAGGAGGATATGGAACTGTTTACAAAGCAGTGATGCCAACAGAACAAGTGGTTGCTGTGAAGAAACTTCACCGGTCACAAATAGAAAAGTTGTCCGATTTTAAAGCTTTTGAAAAGGAAGTTTGCGTGTTGGCAAATATTCGACATCGAAATATTGTGAAAATGTATGGATTTTGCTCACATGTAAAGCattcttttttggtttatgaGTTCATTGAAAGAGGAAGCTTGAGAAAGATTATAAGCAGTGAGGAACAAGCAATTGAGTTCGATTGGATGAGAAGGCTAAACGTTGTGAAAGGGGTGGGTGGAGCTTTATCCTATCTACACCATTCTTGCTCTCCTCCGATCATTCATCGAGACATTACCAGCAATAATATCCTTCTGGATTTGGAATATGAAGCACACGTCTCCGACTTTGGCACAGCTAGACTGTTGATGCCCGACTCCTCCAATTGGACCTCATTTGCAGGTACTTTTGGATATACTGCTCCAG agcTAGCTTACACAATGAAAGTGACTGAAAAATGCGATGTCTATAGCTTTGGAGTGGTAACAATGGAGATGATGACAGGAAGGCATCCAGGCGATCTCATTTCAGCACTCTTATCACCAGGATCTTCGTCATCATCGTCGATGCCACCGATTGCTCAACATACACCATTGAAGGATGTGTTAGACCAACGCATATCGCTTCCTGAAAAGGCAGCAGCAGAGGGCATTGTCCACATGATGAAAATTGCACTTGCATGCTTGCATCCCAATCCCCAATCTCGGCCTACAatggaaaaaatttctttcGAGCTTACAACTAAGTGGCCTCCACTGCCTAAGGCATTTTGCACAATAAGTTTGGGAGATCTCTTAATCTCATAG